One region of Parerythrobacter jejuensis genomic DNA includes:
- a CDS encoding M20/M25/M40 family metallo-hydrolase → MRKLVLVAALLASPLVAQDHPASNVSAERLEADVEKLVSFGTRHTLSEQDNPTRGIGAAVDWGADEFRRISKDCNDCLEVMLPETTVQGRRIPVPTRLRNAVAIQRGSERPNEVIIVQGHIDSRVTDPLDWKSDAPGANDDASGTALVIEAARVLSRKQYPTTIIYALLSGEEQGLYGGRLMADWVTEQGFTVKAVLNNDVVGNSCGSDGYCDADNVRVFSEGPRADLTDVIRAAQRRSGGENDSPGRNLSRWLDLLADETSDGINVRQIWRVDRMGRGGDQIPFLEAGYPAVRITVAVEDYEHQHQDLRVEDGVTYGDTTDEMDFAYLARVTQLNVRALDRLARTPLPPAPIARAAVRTFTELEWAPVAGADSYHLYRRRTDEPYWSSKPIARIDGDLPADAAGEDLFKMELEGIRGDDWFFGVSACAADTCSPVASAVPAGAFEPVAKEGDDTN, encoded by the coding sequence ATGCGCAAACTTGTCCTCGTCGCCGCCCTCCTTGCCAGCCCGTTGGTTGCCCAGGATCACCCAGCAAGCAACGTGTCGGCCGAAAGGCTTGAAGCCGATGTCGAGAAGCTCGTTTCTTTCGGAACCCGGCATACGCTTTCGGAACAAGACAACCCGACCCGGGGCATTGGCGCAGCGGTAGACTGGGGTGCGGACGAATTTCGAAGAATTTCAAAAGATTGTAACGACTGTCTCGAAGTCATGCTGCCGGAAACAACGGTCCAAGGGCGTCGTATTCCTGTGCCGACACGGCTGCGAAATGCAGTTGCGATCCAGCGTGGCAGTGAACGACCGAATGAGGTCATCATCGTCCAGGGCCATATCGACAGCCGTGTCACCGATCCGCTTGATTGGAAGAGCGATGCGCCCGGTGCAAATGACGATGCTTCGGGCACCGCTCTGGTGATAGAGGCGGCCAGGGTTCTTTCGCGAAAACAGTATCCTACTACGATCATCTATGCCTTGCTCTCGGGCGAGGAACAGGGGCTGTATGGCGGGCGCCTGATGGCCGATTGGGTCACCGAGCAGGGCTTTACTGTCAAGGCGGTGCTCAACAATGATGTCGTCGGTAACAGCTGCGGTTCGGACGGGTATTGCGATGCAGACAATGTCCGCGTTTTCTCCGAAGGCCCACGAGCAGATTTGACCGACGTTATCCGTGCTGCTCAGCGTCGGTCGGGAGGCGAGAATGACAGCCCCGGGCGCAATTTGTCCCGCTGGCTGGACCTGCTGGCCGATGAAACAAGCGACGGCATCAATGTCCGCCAGATCTGGCGCGTCGACCGGATGGGGCGGGGCGGTGACCAGATCCCGTTCCTCGAAGCGGGTTATCCGGCAGTCCGCATCACCGTGGCGGTGGAAGACTACGAGCACCAGCATCAGGACCTGCGGGTTGAAGACGGCGTGACCTATGGCGACACCACCGACGAGATGGACTTCGCCTATCTGGCCCGTGTCACGCAATTGAACGTGCGCGCACTTGACCGGCTTGCCCGCACCCCGCTGCCACCAGCTCCGATTGCACGGGCTGCCGTGCGCACCTTTACCGAACTCGAATGGGCACCGGTCGCGGGAGCGGATTCCTACCACTTGTACCGCCGACGGACTGACGAACCCTATTGGTCGTCCAAGCCGATCGCCAGGATCGATGGTGATCTGCCGGCGGATGCAGCGGGCGAGGACCTGTTCAAAATGGAACTCGAGGGTATCCGCGGGGATGACTGGTTCTTCGGCGTCAGCGCCTGTGCAGCAGACACATGCAGCCCGGTAGCTAGTGCGGTCCCGGCGGGCGCATTTGAGCCGGTGGCCAAGGAAGGTGATGACACGAACTAG
- a CDS encoding 2-oxo acid dehydrogenase subunit E2 translates to MPTQIKMPALSPTMEEGTLAKWLVKVGDTVNSGDIMAEIETDKATMEFEAVDEGTVAQILIEEGSENVKVGEVIAVLAEEGEDLDAAKNASAEPAQAPVPQPAPSSAPAPSPDGIAATPSAKKLAAETGVDLASIAGTGPNGRITKGDVEEAAGGATASAPAASPEPAPAPSPAATTSSDRIIASPLAKRIAEQKGVDLATVSGSGPNGRIVKADVENATPGAAAPAKAAATATAPSAPATAPEFGAPYEEEKLSNVRKVIARRLTESKQTVPHYYLTMDINLDPLLALRKQLNASLEADGIKLSVNDLLIKALARALIRVPQCNVSFQGDTLHKYTRADVSVAVAAPSGLITPIITEADTKGLGQISTQMKELAGKARDGKLQPHEYQGGTASLSNLGMFGIKQFDAVINPPQGMILAVGAGEQRPHVVDGALQVATVMSASGSFDHRAIDGADGAQLMEAFKQLCENPMGLVV, encoded by the coding sequence ATGCCGACACAGATCAAGATGCCCGCACTTTCGCCCACGATGGAGGAAGGGACGCTTGCCAAATGGCTGGTCAAGGTCGGGGATACGGTCAATTCCGGCGACATCATGGCCGAGATCGAGACCGATAAGGCAACCATGGAATTCGAAGCTGTGGACGAGGGCACAGTGGCCCAGATCCTGATCGAAGAGGGCAGCGAGAATGTGAAGGTCGGCGAAGTGATCGCCGTGCTGGCGGAAGAGGGCGAAGACCTCGACGCCGCCAAGAACGCCAGCGCGGAGCCAGCGCAAGCACCGGTTCCGCAACCCGCGCCATCCTCTGCACCGGCACCGTCGCCCGATGGTATTGCTGCGACACCCTCGGCCAAGAAGCTGGCGGCCGAAACCGGCGTGGATCTGGCCAGCATTGCGGGCACTGGCCCCAATGGTCGGATCACTAAAGGCGATGTCGAAGAAGCGGCAGGCGGCGCCACCGCGTCGGCACCTGCTGCGTCGCCCGAACCTGCCCCGGCACCGTCACCCGCCGCAACGACATCAAGCGATCGAATCATTGCATCGCCTCTTGCAAAGCGGATTGCAGAACAAAAGGGCGTGGACCTGGCGACGGTTTCAGGCAGCGGCCCGAATGGACGGATCGTGAAAGCCGATGTCGAAAACGCGACGCCTGGCGCTGCCGCTCCAGCAAAGGCGGCGGCGACCGCAACGGCTCCATCCGCCCCTGCCACCGCGCCGGAATTCGGCGCGCCATACGAGGAAGAAAAACTCTCCAATGTGCGCAAAGTCATCGCGCGCCGCCTGACGGAGAGCAAGCAGACCGTCCCGCATTATTACCTGACGATGGACATCAATCTCGATCCGTTGCTGGCGCTGCGCAAGCAGCTGAACGCTTCGCTGGAGGCAGACGGGATCAAGCTTTCGGTGAACGATTTGCTGATCAAGGCACTGGCGCGTGCGCTCATCCGCGTGCCGCAATGCAATGTCAGCTTCCAGGGCGACACGCTGCACAAATACACCCGCGCCGATGTCTCCGTGGCCGTTGCCGCGCCGAGTGGCCTTATCACGCCCATCATCACCGAAGCGGATACCAAGGGCCTCGGCCAAATCAGTACCCAGATGAAGGAACTCGCCGGGAAGGCCCGCGACGGTAAGTTGCAGCCGCACGAATATCAGGGCGGCACGGCCAGCCTGTCCAATCTCGGCATGTTCGGGATCAAGCAGTTCGACGCGGTCATCAACCCGCCCCAGGGGATGATCTTGGCTGTCGGCGCAGGCGAGCAACGTCCGCATGTGGTGGATGGTGCGCTGCAAGTCGCCACCGTGATGAGCGCCAGCGGCAGCTTCGACCACCGCGCGATCGACGGCGCGGACGGCGCACAATTGATGGAAGCCTTCAAGCAGCTGTGTGAGAACCCGATGGGGCTGGTGGTTTAG
- the rnr gene encoding ribonuclease R produces MTDKQNKKRGKPRPHGLPSREKILEFIQSSETPAGKREIAKAFGLKGQEKIALKKRLKDMAEEGLIDGKRAAYHRMGGVPKVTVLKVVEIDDGEPIGIPENWSPDAPEKPPRLTLIEGKRGRGGSRAMPALKRGDRVLARTEETEHGWRAHPMKKLPARSEGLMGVVEFDGAGKPWLAPVDKRIRNSTHITDLGNAEEGQLVLAEPAGRSARAGAKVVEVLGDPLAPKSFSLIAIAKHGIPDVFPEETLAEAELAAKLPLSADKREDLRDVPILAIDPADARDHDDAIWAEPDGNGGFRAIVAIADVSFFVRPGGALDREARKRGNSVYFPDRVVPMLPEVLSANVCSLKQGEDRAAMACHLNISAEGKVTSWRFTRAIVRLTHNIAYEDAQAAIDAGSASKELTDLWACWKVLAAARAGRDPLELELPERRVVLDDQGKIADIAVRERLDAHRVVEDFMIAANVAAAKALESKASPVVYRIHEPPSREKLIALRDYLGTQGKKLALGQVVTPTLFNRFLKDVSDEAERALLMEAVLRSQMQAYYGPNNAGHFGLALGSYAHFTSPIRRYADLLVHRALVDSFKLEQPKPKQDLPEYSGLSERDRDNLQQITDAISTTERRAMEAERDTIDRYVAAWLSEHVGKTFETRITGVQSFGFFATILEFGGDGLVPVSTLGREHFRYDEAAQALVGEESGTRYESGQRLKLKLAESNALTGALKFEPLDADGNPIEPRGNRQPDRKRPGKGKFLKGKRGRPGNIRHQGKRRK; encoded by the coding sequence ATGACAGATAAACAGAACAAGAAACGCGGGAAGCCAAGGCCCCATGGGCTACCTTCCCGCGAGAAAATCCTAGAATTCATTCAATCCAGCGAAACACCTGCCGGCAAGCGTGAGATTGCCAAGGCCTTTGGGCTCAAAGGCCAGGAGAAGATCGCTCTCAAGAAACGCCTCAAGGATATGGCCGAAGAGGGGCTGATCGACGGCAAACGTGCGGCCTATCACCGGATGGGCGGTGTGCCGAAAGTGACAGTCCTGAAGGTGGTCGAAATTGACGATGGCGAGCCGATCGGCATTCCCGAGAATTGGTCGCCCGATGCGCCTGAGAAGCCGCCACGCCTGACCTTGATCGAAGGAAAGCGAGGGCGTGGGGGCAGCAGAGCCATGCCGGCTCTGAAACGCGGCGATCGCGTGCTGGCCCGTACAGAAGAAACCGAGCACGGCTGGCGTGCTCATCCGATGAAGAAATTGCCCGCGCGCAGTGAAGGCTTGATGGGCGTTGTCGAGTTCGATGGCGCAGGCAAACCATGGCTAGCGCCCGTCGACAAACGGATCCGCAATTCCACCCACATCACCGATCTGGGTAACGCCGAAGAAGGTCAGTTGGTGCTGGCCGAACCGGCTGGCAGATCTGCCCGTGCCGGCGCAAAGGTGGTCGAAGTGCTGGGCGATCCCCTGGCGCCAAAAAGTTTCAGCCTGATCGCGATTGCCAAGCATGGGATCCCGGATGTCTTTCCGGAGGAAACGCTTGCCGAGGCGGAGCTCGCCGCCAAGTTGCCGCTGAGTGCCGATAAGCGCGAAGACCTTCGCGACGTCCCGATCCTCGCAATCGACCCCGCCGATGCACGCGATCATGACGACGCTATCTGGGCTGAGCCCGATGGAAATGGCGGATTTCGCGCAATTGTCGCAATCGCCGATGTCAGCTTCTTCGTCCGGCCCGGTGGCGCGTTGGACCGCGAGGCGCGCAAACGCGGCAATTCGGTCTATTTTCCTGACCGTGTTGTTCCCATGCTACCCGAAGTCCTCAGCGCAAATGTCTGCTCGCTGAAGCAGGGCGAAGATCGCGCGGCGATGGCATGCCATTTGAACATTTCTGCCGAGGGGAAAGTGACGTCATGGCGTTTCACGCGCGCCATTGTACGCCTGACCCACAATATCGCCTATGAAGACGCCCAGGCCGCTATCGATGCTGGGTCCGCTTCAAAGGAACTGACTGACCTGTGGGCCTGCTGGAAAGTGTTGGCCGCAGCACGTGCTGGCCGCGATCCCTTGGAGCTTGAGCTGCCGGAGCGCCGCGTAGTTCTCGATGACCAGGGCAAGATCGCAGATATCGCCGTGCGCGAACGGCTCGATGCCCACCGCGTGGTCGAGGATTTCATGATCGCCGCCAATGTCGCAGCGGCCAAGGCGCTGGAATCAAAAGCCTCTCCGGTTGTTTACCGGATCCATGAGCCGCCGAGTCGGGAAAAGCTTATTGCCTTGCGGGACTATCTGGGCACGCAGGGCAAGAAGCTGGCTCTGGGGCAAGTTGTCACACCGACGCTTTTTAACAGGTTTCTCAAAGACGTATCCGATGAAGCTGAGCGCGCATTGTTGATGGAGGCGGTGCTGCGCAGCCAGATGCAAGCCTATTACGGGCCGAACAATGCTGGGCATTTCGGTCTGGCCTTGGGGTCCTATGCCCATTTTACATCGCCGATCCGGCGCTATGCGGACTTGCTGGTCCATCGGGCCCTGGTGGACAGTTTCAAGCTGGAACAGCCAAAGCCCAAACAGGATTTGCCCGAGTATTCAGGCCTTTCCGAGCGGGATCGGGACAATCTCCAGCAAATCACGGATGCTATCAGCACCACCGAGCGCCGTGCCATGGAGGCGGAGCGGGACACGATTGACCGCTATGTCGCCGCGTGGCTGTCAGAACATGTCGGCAAGACCTTCGAAACGCGCATCACCGGGGTTCAGAGCTTCGGCTTCTTCGCCACGATCCTCGAATTCGGCGGCGACGGGCTAGTGCCGGTCTCAACCCTTGGTCGGGAGCATTTCCGCTATGACGAGGCGGCACAGGCGCTTGTGGGTGAGGAAAGCGGTACCCGATACGAATCCGGGCAACGGCTTAAGCTGAAACTGGCGGAATCCAATGCGCTCACCGGCGCGCTCAAGTTCGAACCGCTGGACGCCGATGGCAACCCGATCGAACCACGCGGCAACCGGCAGCCGGATCGCAAGCGACCGGGAAAAGGCAAATTTCTCAAAGGAAAACGCGGCCGCCCGGGCAATATCCGCCATCAGGGAAAGCGCCGGAAATAG
- the lpdA gene encoding dihydrolipoyl dehydrogenase, which yields MADTSYDVIVLGSGPGGYVSAIRCAQLGLTTAIVERENLGGICLNWGCIPTKALLRSAEIFHYMQNAGDYGLKAQKIEADLEAVVKRSRGVAKQLNQGVTHLMKKNKITVHMGEGTLTGPTSLTVKGDKGEEKLTAKHVIVATGARARDLPFAPADGKRIWTYRTAMTPPEMPKKLLVIGSGAIGIEFASFYNDMGADVTVVEMLDRVVPVEDAEVSAFLEKSLTKQGMTIMTGAGVEDLKVGANGVKAKIKGKDGKVSETEFSHVISAIGIVPNTENIGIEKLAEMDRGFIQIDPYGRTKSKGLWAIGDCTPGPWLAHKASHEGVTAAEAIAQELGNKEVHPHALDRNNIPGCTYCHPQIASVGMTEAKAKEAGYDLKVGNFPFIGNGKAIALGEAEGFIKTIFDAKTGELLGAHMIGAEVTELIQGYTVGKQLETTEAELMQTVFPHPTLSEMMHESVLGAYGRTLHM from the coding sequence ATGGCTGACACCTCCTATGACGTGATCGTTCTCGGCTCCGGCCCTGGCGGATATGTCTCTGCCATCCGCTGTGCGCAGCTCGGTTTGACAACCGCCATTGTGGAGCGCGAGAATCTGGGCGGTATCTGCCTCAATTGGGGCTGCATCCCGACCAAGGCCCTGCTGCGTTCGGCCGAGATATTCCACTATATGCAAAACGCCGGCGATTACGGCCTGAAAGCGCAGAAGATCGAGGCTGATCTGGAAGCAGTGGTGAAGCGTAGCCGCGGCGTGGCCAAGCAGCTCAACCAGGGCGTCACCCACCTGATGAAGAAGAACAAGATCACGGTGCATATGGGGGAGGGCACGCTGACCGGCCCGACCTCGCTGACTGTGAAAGGCGACAAGGGCGAAGAAAAGCTCACCGCCAAGCATGTGATCGTGGCAACCGGTGCACGGGCCCGCGACCTGCCGTTTGCTCCTGCTGACGGCAAGCGCATCTGGACCTATCGCACGGCGATGACTCCACCGGAAATGCCCAAAAAGCTGCTCGTTATCGGCAGCGGCGCTATCGGGATCGAATTCGCCAGCTTCTACAATGATATGGGCGCCGATGTGACCGTAGTCGAAATGCTCGACCGCGTGGTGCCGGTGGAAGATGCGGAAGTCTCTGCTTTCCTTGAAAAATCGCTCACCAAACAAGGCATGACGATCATGACCGGGGCTGGGGTCGAGGATCTAAAAGTCGGCGCGAATGGCGTGAAGGCGAAGATCAAGGGCAAGGATGGCAAGGTCAGCGAAACCGAGTTCAGCCATGTGATCTCCGCCATCGGTATTGTGCCCAACACTGAGAATATCGGGATTGAGAAGCTGGCCGAGATGGATCGCGGCTTTATCCAGATCGATCCATATGGCCGCACCAAGTCCAAGGGCCTGTGGGCGATCGGTGATTGCACCCCGGGGCCATGGCTAGCGCACAAGGCGAGCCACGAGGGGGTCACCGCAGCCGAGGCGATTGCGCAGGAATTGGGCAACAAAGAAGTCCACCCCCATGCGCTCGATCGGAATAACATCCCGGGCTGCACCTATTGCCACCCGCAAATCGCCAGCGTCGGCATGACCGAGGCAAAAGCCAAGGAAGCCGGCTATGATCTCAAAGTCGGCAACTTCCCTTTCATCGGCAATGGCAAGGCGATTGCGCTGGGCGAGGCCGAGGGGTTCATCAAGACCATTTTTGATGCCAAGACCGGCGAATTGCTGGGGGCACACATGATTGGTGCAGAGGTGACCGAGCTGATCCAGGGCTATACCGTCGGCAAGCAGCTGGAGACGACCGAGGCCGAACTGATGCAGACCGTCTTCCCGCATCCCACGCTCTCCGAAATGATGCATGAAAGCGTGCTGGGCGCGTACGGGCGCACGCTACATATGTGA
- a CDS encoding acyl-CoA thioesterase has product MPADTNPYGGVFGGWLMAQMALGAGSLASRVGQGKAVVVSATDFAFPGAMAVGDELSVYCDIAATGTTSLTISAEAIARERNGEATTKVAQGTFKFVVLDDNNTPRAVAAKPLPKENDNG; this is encoded by the coding sequence ATGCCTGCCGACACAAACCCTTATGGCGGGGTCTTCGGAGGCTGGTTGATGGCGCAGATGGCACTCGGAGCGGGTTCGCTTGCGTCCCGCGTAGGTCAAGGGAAGGCAGTGGTAGTTTCGGCCACCGACTTTGCGTTTCCCGGTGCCATGGCAGTGGGTGACGAGCTTTCGGTCTATTGCGACATTGCGGCCACCGGCACCACGTCACTTACTATCAGTGCCGAGGCTATCGCCCGCGAGCGCAACGGCGAAGCGACCACCAAAGTCGCGCAGGGCACTTTCAAATTCGTCGTTCTTGACGACAACAACACGCCGCGCGCCGTCGCGGCCAAGCCTCTCCCCAAGGAAAATGACAATGGCTGA
- a CDS encoding universal stress protein — protein sequence MRVYLVIMDETEEARKALRFASRRAAATGGSVHILALVQPQNFNAFGGVQATIEQEAHDRAEAIATSAAGNLFSESGKMPTIAVRVGEGQAVIKAYLTDHKEVAALVLAAAESNPGPLVAHFSANAGNLPCPLYVIPGTFTTEDIDRLT from the coding sequence ATGCGCGTCTATCTGGTGATCATGGACGAGACGGAAGAGGCCCGCAAAGCGTTGCGGTTCGCCTCGCGCAGGGCCGCCGCGACAGGGGGATCGGTGCATATCCTGGCGCTGGTGCAGCCGCAGAACTTCAACGCATTTGGCGGAGTGCAGGCCACGATCGAACAGGAAGCGCACGACCGGGCAGAGGCGATCGCCACCAGCGCAGCCGGAAATCTGTTCAGCGAAAGCGGCAAGATGCCGACCATCGCTGTACGCGTTGGCGAAGGCCAGGCCGTGATCAAGGCATACCTCACCGACCACAAAGAGGTCGCTGCCCTGGTGCTCGCCGCAGCCGAGAGCAATCCCGGGCCGCTAGTCGCTCATTTCAGCGCCAATGCAGGCAACCTGCCCTGCCCGCTCTATGTCATCCCCGGCACCTTTACTACCGAGGATATTGACCGGCTGACGTAA
- a CDS encoding metal-dependent hydrolase family protein, with product MMKRAILGLAALTAPFAAAQAETTYVVADRMLEVETGRYIADPVIAVEDGRVTAITTGTAPEGAAVVDLSGHTILPGLIDMHVHLDGRPEYGGYSGLQFTDRFWTVIGVANAKKMLDAGFTTVRNVGASDYNVVGLDQAIEEGWVPGPRIVGAGNSLGATGGHCDSTFLPPSFNQTSPAVGDSPDELRKRVREQRKYGAEVIKACATGGVFSRNTAPGIQQLTLEELTAIANEAHFWGLKAAAHAHGAAGIKAAIRAGFDTIEHASFIDDEGIRLAKERGTYLSMDIFNTDYTLSQGEANGVLEENLAKERLVSKAQRDNFTKAHRAGVKLVFGSDAGVMPHETVGGQFAVMVRLGMSPLEAIQAATINAAEALGQSGEVGTIKVGAWADIIAVDGDPLADPAELADVDAVVKGGKLVD from the coding sequence ATGATGAAACGTGCTATTCTCGGCCTTGCGGCACTGACCGCTCCATTCGCGGCAGCACAGGCTGAAACGACTTATGTCGTGGCCGACCGGATGCTGGAGGTCGAGACAGGGCGCTATATCGCAGACCCGGTCATCGCGGTTGAAGATGGCAGGGTAACAGCCATCACGACGGGTACGGCGCCCGAAGGTGCCGCAGTGGTCGACTTATCGGGGCACACGATCCTTCCTGGCCTGATCGATATGCATGTCCATCTGGATGGTAGGCCTGAATATGGCGGCTATTCCGGTCTGCAGTTTACCGACCGGTTCTGGACCGTGATCGGCGTCGCCAACGCCAAGAAGATGCTCGATGCGGGTTTCACTACGGTCCGCAATGTCGGGGCCAGCGACTACAATGTGGTCGGCCTGGACCAGGCAATCGAAGAGGGGTGGGTACCGGGCCCGCGGATAGTCGGTGCCGGTAATTCGCTCGGCGCAACCGGAGGCCATTGCGACAGCACGTTTCTGCCGCCCAGTTTCAACCAGACGAGCCCCGCAGTCGGCGACAGCCCCGATGAGCTGCGCAAGCGCGTGCGCGAACAGCGCAAATATGGCGCTGAAGTGATCAAGGCGTGCGCCACAGGTGGTGTGTTCAGCCGCAATACGGCTCCGGGTATCCAGCAGCTTACCCTCGAAGAGCTGACAGCAATTGCCAATGAAGCACATTTCTGGGGCTTGAAGGCGGCCGCCCACGCCCATGGCGCAGCAGGCATCAAAGCGGCTATTCGCGCAGGCTTCGATACGATCGAGCATGCCAGTTTCATCGATGACGAAGGCATCCGGCTGGCAAAAGAACGCGGCACGTACCTGTCGATGGATATCTTCAACACCGATTATACGCTCAGCCAAGGCGAGGCGAATGGTGTGCTGGAGGAAAACCTTGCCAAGGAGCGGCTCGTTTCCAAGGCCCAGCGCGACAATTTCACCAAGGCCCACCGCGCCGGGGTAAAATTGGTATTTGGCAGCGATGCAGGCGTGATGCCTCATGAGACGGTCGGCGGCCAGTTTGCGGTGATGGTCCGGCTGGGCATGAGCCCGCTCGAAGCGATCCAGGCTGCGACGATCAATGCAGCGGAGGCCCTCGGGCAATCTGGTGAAGTCGGCACAATCAAGGTGGGTGCATGGGCCGATATTATCGCAGTCGATGGCGATCCCCTTGCCGATCCTGCCGAACTGGCCGATGTGGATGCGGTGGTGAAGGGCGGCAAACTGGTCGACTAG
- the proS gene encoding proline--tRNA ligase — translation MSNIRHALNIKREDDFAQWYQTVISEAELAEESGVRGCMVIKPWGYGIWERIQRLLDDRIKAAGHENVYFPIFIPLSNFEREADHVDGFAKEMAVVTHHRLIADGEGGLKPDPEAKLEEPLIVRPTSETIFGDAMARWIQSWRDLPLLTNQWANVVRWEMRTRMFLRTSEFLWQEGHTAHATDAEAKEHTLTMLEVYRACAEEDLALPVIAGEKPENERFPGAVETWSIEAMMQDGKALQAGTSHYLGTNFSEAAGIKFQDREGGEKFCHTTSWGVSTRMIGGVIMTHGDDDGLRVPPRIAPYQVVILPMLRDKPEDDALLEYCEVLRAKLAGQQTLGEPVRVLLDKKPGKAAAKRWDWVRKGAPIIIEVGGRDMDNGVVSLIRRDQLWNMESGKANFQTPSRDEAGETIPAMLGEIQQAIFDEAAARRDANIVRDIDTMDGLRAYYAEGQKAPGWVEVQWSKPTGPALEKVVEQLKELKLTVRNVPMDRPDADGTCIFTGEPAVERIYVAKAY, via the coding sequence GTGTCGAACATCCGCCACGCCCTCAACATCAAGCGCGAGGACGATTTCGCGCAATGGTACCAGACTGTGATTTCCGAAGCTGAATTGGCCGAGGAATCCGGTGTCCGTGGTTGCATGGTGATCAAGCCATGGGGCTATGGCATCTGGGAGCGGATCCAGCGCCTGCTCGATGATCGAATCAAAGCAGCGGGTCACGAGAATGTCTATTTCCCGATCTTCATCCCGCTTTCGAACTTCGAACGCGAAGCAGACCATGTCGACGGTTTCGCCAAGGAAATGGCAGTCGTTACCCATCACCGGCTGATTGCCGATGGGGAGGGCGGCCTGAAGCCTGATCCTGAAGCCAAGCTGGAGGAGCCGCTGATTGTGCGGCCGACATCCGAAACGATCTTCGGCGACGCGATGGCACGCTGGATCCAGAGCTGGCGCGATCTGCCCTTGCTGACCAACCAGTGGGCAAATGTGGTGCGGTGGGAAATGCGCACACGGATGTTCCTTCGCACGAGCGAGTTCCTGTGGCAGGAAGGGCATACGGCCCACGCCACGGATGCCGAGGCCAAAGAGCACACGCTTACAATGCTAGAAGTGTATCGCGCTTGCGCCGAGGAAGACCTCGCTTTGCCAGTCATTGCGGGCGAAAAGCCGGAGAACGAACGCTTCCCGGGCGCCGTAGAAACATGGTCGATCGAAGCGATGATGCAGGATGGCAAGGCCTTGCAGGCCGGCACCAGCCATTATCTCGGCACCAATTTCTCCGAGGCGGCGGGGATCAAATTCCAGGATCGTGAAGGCGGTGAAAAGTTCTGCCACACGACGAGCTGGGGCGTTTCCACCCGTATGATCGGCGGTGTCATTATGACCCATGGCGATGATGACGGACTGCGCGTGCCGCCACGCATCGCCCCCTATCAGGTCGTAATCCTGCCGATGTTGCGCGACAAACCCGAAGACGACGCTTTGCTCGAGTATTGCGAGGTGCTGCGTGCGAAACTTGCCGGGCAGCAGACGCTGGGCGAACCGGTCCGGGTCTTGCTCGACAAGAAACCGGGCAAAGCAGCGGCCAAACGGTGGGACTGGGTCCGCAAAGGTGCGCCAATCATCATCGAAGTTGGCGGACGCGACATGGACAACGGCGTGGTCAGCCTGATCCGCCGTGACCAGCTGTGGAACATGGAAAGTGGCAAGGCCAACTTCCAGACGCCCTCGCGCGACGAAGCAGGCGAAACGATCCCGGCAATGCTCGGCGAAATTCAGCAGGCGATCTTCGACGAAGCAGCCGCGCGGCGCGATGCGAACATTGTGCGGGATATCGACACGATGGACGGGCTGCGTGCCTATTATGCCGAGGGGCAGAAGGCACCGGGCTGGGTCGAAGTCCAATGGTCAAAACCGACCGGGCCTGCGCTGGAGAAAGTCGTCGAACAGCTCAAGGAATTGAAGCTGACAGTGCGCAACGTCCCGATGGATCGCCCTGACGCTGACGGCACTTGTATCTTTACTGGCGAACCAGCGGTGGAACGGATTTACGTCGCCAAGGCGTATTGA